A genomic region of Mycobacterium senriense contains the following coding sequences:
- the inhA gene encoding NADH-dependent enoyl-ACP reductase InhA, with product MAGLLDGKRILISGIITDSSIAFHIAKAAQEAGAQLVLTGFDRLRLIQRIADRLPEKAPLIELDVQNEEHLNSLAERVSAEIGEGNKLDGVVHSIGFMPQTGMGINPFFDAPYEDVSKGIHISAYSYASLAKATLPIMNPGGSIVGMDFDPSRAMPAYNWMTVAKSALESVNRFVAREAGKFGVRSNLVAAGPIRTLAMSAIVGGALGEEAGAQMQLLEEGWDQRAPIGWNMKDPTPVAKTVCALLSDWLPATTGTIIYADGGASTQLL from the coding sequence ATGGCAGGACTGCTCGACGGCAAACGGATCCTGATCTCCGGGATCATCACCGATTCGTCGATTGCGTTTCACATCGCCAAGGCGGCCCAGGAGGCGGGTGCGCAGTTGGTGCTCACCGGGTTTGACCGGTTGCGTCTGATTCAGCGCATCGCCGACCGGCTGCCGGAGAAGGCGCCGCTGATCGAACTCGACGTGCAAAACGAGGAGCACCTGAACTCGCTCGCCGAGCGGGTATCGGCCGAGATCGGCGAGGGCAACAAGCTCGACGGTGTGGTGCACTCGATCGGTTTCATGCCGCAGACGGGGATGGGCATCAACCCGTTCTTCGACGCGCCGTACGAGGATGTCTCCAAAGGCATTCACATCTCGGCGTATTCGTACGCCTCGCTGGCCAAGGCGACGCTGCCGATCATGAACCCCGGCGGCTCCATAGTGGGGATGGACTTCGACCCCAGCCGGGCGATGCCGGCCTACAACTGGATGACGGTGGCCAAGAGCGCGCTGGAATCGGTCAACCGGTTCGTGGCGCGCGAGGCGGGCAAGTTCGGTGTTCGCTCCAATCTCGTTGCCGCGGGCCCTATCCGGACGTTGGCCATGAGCGCCATCGTCGGCGGTGCGCTGGGCGAAGAGGCCGGCGCGCAGATGCAGCTGCTCGAAGAGGGCTGGGACCAGCGTGCCCCCATCGGCTGGAACATGAAGGACCCGACGCCGGTCGCCAAGACGGTGTGCGCATTGCTCTCGGACTGGCTGCCGGCGACGACGGGGACCATCATCTACGCCGACGGTGGCGCAAGCACCCAATTACTGTAA
- a CDS encoding ferrochelatase, with protein sequence MEFDAVLLLSFGGPEGPEQVRPFLENVTRGRNVPPERLDDVAEHYLHFGGVSPINRINLALIQQLRAELEGRGLDLPVYFGNRNWEPYVEDTVATMRDNGIRRAAVFTTSAWSGYSSCTQYVEDIARAREAAGPDAPELVKLRPYFDHPLFVQIFADTIGAASGALTAEQQAGARLVFTAHSIPVAADDRLGPRLYSRQVAYAASLVAAAAGYPEYELAWQSRSGPPQVPWLEPDVADHLAALAQAGTKAVIICPIGFVADHIEVVWDLDNELAAQAEAAGVAMVRASTPNAQPRFAQLAADLIDELRYGRTPERVAGPDPVPGCLASANGAQCRPPHCAAGTGPRG encoded by the coding sequence ATGGAATTCGATGCCGTCCTGCTGCTGTCCTTCGGTGGACCGGAAGGTCCGGAGCAGGTTCGGCCGTTTCTGGAGAACGTCACCCGGGGCCGCAACGTGCCACCGGAACGTCTCGACGACGTCGCCGAACACTACCTGCATTTCGGCGGCGTGTCGCCGATCAACCGGATCAACCTGGCGCTGATCCAGCAGCTGCGCGCCGAGCTCGAAGGCCGCGGCCTGGACCTGCCGGTCTACTTCGGTAACCGCAACTGGGAACCCTACGTCGAAGACACCGTCGCGACGATGCGGGACAACGGAATTCGTCGGGCCGCGGTATTCACCACGTCGGCATGGAGCGGCTATTCGAGCTGCACGCAATACGTCGAGGACATCGCGCGGGCGCGCGAGGCGGCCGGGCCGGATGCGCCCGAACTGGTCAAGCTGCGGCCCTATTTCGACCACCCGCTGTTCGTGCAGATCTTCGCCGACACCATCGGTGCGGCGTCGGGCGCGCTGACCGCCGAACAACAGGCCGGCGCGCGTCTGGTGTTCACAGCGCATTCCATCCCGGTGGCGGCCGACGACCGGCTGGGCCCGCGGCTGTACAGCCGCCAAGTCGCCTATGCCGCAAGCCTTGTGGCGGCGGCCGCAGGATATCCCGAGTACGAGCTGGCGTGGCAGTCCCGGTCGGGGCCGCCCCAGGTTCCGTGGCTGGAGCCCGACGTCGCCGACCACCTGGCCGCCCTGGCGCAGGCCGGCACCAAGGCCGTCATCATCTGCCCGATCGGGTTCGTGGCCGACCACATCGAGGTGGTGTGGGACCTCGACAACGAGCTGGCGGCCCAGGCGGAGGCGGCGGGCGTGGCGATGGTGCGGGCCTCGACGCCCAACGCCCAGCCCCGTTTCGCGCAACTGGCCGCCGACCTGATCGACGAACTGCGCTATGGCCGCACGCCCGAGAGGGTGGCCGGGCCGGACCCCGTGCCCGGCTGCCTGGCCAGCGCCAACGGCGCGCAGTGCCGCCCGCCGCACTGCGCGGCCGGCACCGGCCCTCGAGGCTAG
- a CDS encoding SPFH domain-containing protein, with the protein MQGAVAGLVLLAVLVIFAIVVVAKSVALIPQAEAAVIERLGRYSRTVSGQLTLLIPFIDRVRARVDLRERVVSFPPQPVITEDNLTLNIDTVVYFQVTVPQAAVYEISNYIVGVEQLTTTTLRNVVGGMTLEQTLTSRDQINGQLRGVLDEATGRWGLRVARVELRSIDPPPSIQASMEKQMKADREKRAMILTAEGNRQAAIMQAEGQKTAQILAAEGAKQATILTAEADRQSRVLRAQGERAAAYLRAQGQAKAIEKTFAAIKAGRPTPEMLAYQYLQTLPEMARGDANKVWVVPSDFNAALQGFTRLLGTPGEDGVFRFQPSPADDAPKHSADDDAEVADWFSTETDPAIVQAVAKAEAIARQPVDGPAGS; encoded by the coding sequence ATGCAAGGTGCGGTTGCTGGTTTGGTGCTGCTGGCCGTCTTGGTGATCTTTGCCATCGTCGTGGTGGCCAAGTCGGTGGCGCTGATCCCTCAGGCAGAGGCCGCGGTGATCGAACGACTGGGACGATACAGCCGCACGGTCAGCGGGCAACTGACGTTGTTGATCCCATTCATCGATCGGGTTCGCGCCCGGGTGGATCTGCGGGAGCGGGTGGTGTCCTTCCCGCCGCAGCCGGTCATCACCGAGGACAACTTGACCCTCAACATCGACACCGTGGTCTACTTCCAGGTCACCGTTCCCCAGGCGGCCGTCTACGAGATCAGCAACTACATCGTCGGCGTCGAGCAGCTCACCACCACTACGCTGCGCAACGTCGTCGGCGGCATGACGCTCGAGCAGACGCTGACGTCGCGCGACCAGATCAACGGGCAGCTGCGCGGCGTGCTTGACGAGGCGACCGGCCGGTGGGGGCTGCGGGTCGCCCGGGTCGAGTTGCGCAGCATCGACCCGCCGCCCTCGATCCAGGCGTCCATGGAGAAGCAGATGAAGGCCGACCGCGAGAAGCGGGCGATGATCCTGACCGCCGAAGGTAACCGGCAAGCGGCAATCATGCAGGCCGAGGGACAGAAGACTGCGCAGATCCTGGCCGCCGAGGGCGCCAAGCAGGCCACAATCCTAACCGCCGAGGCGGACCGGCAGTCGCGGGTGCTGCGCGCCCAGGGCGAGCGCGCCGCGGCCTACCTGCGGGCGCAGGGCCAGGCCAAGGCCATCGAGAAGACATTCGCCGCGATCAAGGCCGGCCGGCCCACCCCGGAGATGTTGGCCTATCAGTATTTGCAGACGCTGCCGGAGATGGCGCGCGGCGACGCCAACAAGGTGTGGGTAGTGCCCAGCGACTTCAACGCGGCATTGCAGGGATTCACCAGACTGCTGGGAACCCCGGGCGAGGACGGGGTGTTCCGGTTCCAGCCCTCGCCCGCCGACGACGCCCCTAAGCACAGCGCCGACGACGACGCCGAGGTCGCCGACTGGTTCTCCACCGAAACCGACCCGGCGATCGTTCAGGCGGTGGCCAAGGCGGAGGCCATAGCGCGCCAGCCGGTGGATGGCCCGGCGGGGAGCTGA
- the fabG1 gene encoding 3-oxoacyl-ACP reductase FabG1 — protein sequence MTDAATTLAANGVTPAFVSRSVLVTGGNRGIGLAIAQRLAADGHKVAITHRGSGAPEGLFGVECDVTDNDAIDRAFKEVEEHQGPVEVLVSNAGISKDAFLIRMTEERFEEVINANLTGAFRVTQRASRSMQKKRFGRIIYIGSVSGSWGIGNQANYAAAKAGLIGMARSISRELSKAGVTANVVAPGYIDTEMTRALDERIQAGALDFIPAKRVGTAAEVAGVVSFLASEDASYIAGAVIPVDGGMGMGH from the coding sequence GTGACTGACGCAGCCACCACACTCGCCGCCAACGGCGTCACACCGGCATTCGTATCCCGTTCAGTCCTGGTCACCGGGGGAAACCGGGGGATCGGGCTGGCGATCGCACAGCGGCTGGCCGCCGACGGCCACAAGGTGGCCATCACGCACCGCGGATCCGGGGCGCCCGAGGGGCTGTTCGGCGTCGAGTGTGACGTCACCGACAACGACGCCATCGACCGCGCCTTCAAAGAGGTCGAGGAGCACCAGGGTCCGGTCGAGGTGCTGGTGTCCAACGCCGGTATCTCCAAGGATGCGTTCCTGATCAGGATGACCGAGGAACGGTTCGAAGAAGTCATCAACGCGAACCTCACCGGCGCGTTCCGAGTGACCCAGCGGGCCTCACGCAGCATGCAGAAAAAGCGGTTCGGCCGGATCATCTACATCGGCTCGGTCTCCGGCAGCTGGGGCATCGGCAACCAGGCCAACTATGCGGCCGCTAAGGCCGGCCTGATCGGCATGGCCCGCTCGATCTCCCGGGAGCTGTCCAAGGCCGGGGTGACCGCGAACGTGGTAGCCCCCGGTTACATCGACACCGAGATGACGCGCGCGCTGGACGAGCGGATTCAGGCCGGGGCGCTGGATTTCATTCCCGCGAAGCGGGTCGGCACCGCCGCGGAGGTCGCCGGGGTGGTCAGCTTCCTGGCCTCCGAAGATGCGAGTTACATCGCCGGTGCGGTCATCCCGGTCGACGGCGGCATGGGCATGGGCCACTGA
- a CDS encoding nitroreductase family deazaflavin-dependent oxidoreductase — translation MRAPIWIYKARAGALFGSRILLLEHVGRKSGLPRYAALEVVDHSPPDTYVVASGFGRKAQWFRNIEANPRVRVYVGSHAPKTAVARVLTTPEADRTLAAYRTRHPKAWERMRPVLEQTLGVPITDTDTPLPLVELRLN, via the coding sequence ATGCGCGCGCCGATATGGATCTACAAAGCCCGGGCGGGCGCGCTGTTCGGTTCGCGCATCCTGTTGCTCGAGCACGTCGGCCGCAAGTCGGGACTGCCGCGTTACGCGGCGCTGGAGGTCGTCGACCACTCCCCGCCCGACACCTACGTCGTCGCCTCGGGCTTCGGTCGAAAAGCTCAGTGGTTCCGCAACATTGAAGCCAACCCGCGGGTGCGAGTCTACGTCGGCAGCCACGCGCCCAAAACCGCCGTCGCGCGGGTGCTGACCACACCGGAGGCCGATCGCACCCTGGCCGCCTACCGAACACGTCACCCCAAGGCGTGGGAACGGATGCGCCCGGTGCTGGAGCAGACGCTCGGTGTGCCGATCACCGACACCGATACCCCGCTGCCGCTGGTCGAGTTGCGCCTCAACTAG
- a CDS encoding NfeD family protein, which translates to MHAAVLWLIFALVLAGAEALTGHLFLVMLGGGALAAAATSWLTDFPVWANGAVFLVVSVLLLALVRPPLKRRLTPTGAPRLGIEALQGKTALVLERVGRDAGQVKLDGQVWSARPLNDGEVYEPGEPVTVMQIDGATAVVFKSGL; encoded by the coding sequence ATGCACGCCGCGGTGCTTTGGCTAATATTCGCGCTGGTGTTGGCCGGTGCGGAGGCGCTCACCGGCCATTTGTTTTTGGTGATGCTCGGTGGGGGCGCGCTGGCCGCGGCGGCCACCAGTTGGCTGACCGACTTCCCGGTGTGGGCTAACGGGGCGGTGTTCCTGGTCGTCTCCGTGCTGTTGCTGGCGCTGGTTCGCCCGCCGCTGAAGCGCCGGCTGACGCCCACCGGGGCGCCGCGCTTGGGAATCGAGGCGCTGCAGGGCAAGACCGCGCTCGTGCTCGAACGCGTCGGGCGCGACGCGGGCCAGGTCAAACTCGACGGCCAGGTGTGGTCCGCGCGCCCGCTTAACGACGGCGAGGTCTACGAACCCGGCGAGCCGGTCACCGTCATGCAGATCGACGGTGCCACCGCGGTGGTCTTCAAGAGCGGTCTGTAG
- a CDS encoding DUF58 domain-containing protein, giving the protein MTDPKRPVVHPPSMQRGQIDDPKLSAALRTLELTVKRKLDGVLHGDHLGLIPGPGSEPGESREYQPGDDVRRMDWAVTARTTHPHVRQMIADRELETWLVVDMSASLDFGTTVCEKRDLAVAAAAAITFLNSGGGNRLGAIVSTGANITRVPARSGRQHEQTLLRTIATTPRAPVGVRGDLATAIDSLRRPERRRGMAVIISDFLGPINWMRPLRAVAARHEVLAVEVLDPRDVELPDIGDVVLQDAESGVTREFTIDAQLRDDFAKAAAAHRADVARTIRSCGAPILTLRTDRDWIADIVRFVESRRRGALAGRQ; this is encoded by the coding sequence GTGACCGACCCCAAGCGGCCGGTGGTCCATCCACCATCGATGCAGCGGGGTCAGATCGACGACCCGAAGCTGTCGGCGGCGCTGCGCACCCTCGAGCTCACCGTCAAGCGCAAGCTCGACGGTGTGCTGCACGGCGACCACCTCGGCCTGATCCCGGGCCCTGGCTCGGAGCCGGGGGAGTCGCGCGAGTATCAGCCCGGCGACGATGTCCGCCGGATGGACTGGGCCGTCACCGCGCGCACCACGCACCCGCACGTGCGGCAGATGATCGCCGACCGGGAGCTGGAAACCTGGCTGGTGGTCGACATGTCGGCCAGCCTGGACTTCGGCACCACGGTGTGCGAGAAGCGCGACCTTGCCGTCGCGGCCGCCGCCGCCATCACCTTCCTCAACAGCGGGGGCGGCAACAGGCTGGGCGCGATCGTCTCCACCGGCGCCAACATCACCCGGGTGCCCGCCCGCTCCGGGCGTCAGCACGAGCAGACGTTGCTGCGCACCATCGCCACCACGCCGCGGGCCCCGGTCGGGGTGCGCGGCGACCTGGCGACGGCGATCGACTCGCTGCGCCGCCCGGAGCGCCGCCGCGGCATGGCGGTCATCATCAGCGACTTCCTCGGACCGATCAACTGGATGCGCCCACTACGCGCCGTCGCCGCCCGGCACGAGGTGCTGGCGGTCGAGGTGCTGGACCCCCGCGACGTCGAGCTGCCCGACATCGGCGACGTGGTGCTGCAGGACGCCGAGTCCGGCGTCACCCGTGAATTCACCATCGACGCCCAGCTGCGGGACGATTTCGCCAAGGCCGCCGCGGCGCACCGTGCCGACGTGGCGCGCACCATCCGCAGCTGCGGGGCTCCGATCCTGACGCTGCGCACCGACCGTGACTGGATCGCCGACATCGTGCGCTTTGTCGAATCCCGCCGGCGCGGTGCATTGGCAGGGCGGCAGTGA
- a CDS encoding DoxX family protein: MSVLTSPKTYAALGAFQAVDAVACGVQVAPIKKVLDDLGVPENIRPVLPAAKAAAAVGLLSVHRFPALARLTTAMLTLYFVLAVGAHVRVRDKVVNGLPAAVFLALFAAMTIKGPDQD; encoded by the coding sequence ATGAGTGTGTTGACTTCGCCCAAGACCTATGCGGCGCTTGGCGCCTTCCAAGCCGTCGACGCGGTGGCGTGCGGTGTCCAGGTGGCCCCGATCAAGAAGGTCCTTGATGACCTGGGCGTCCCGGAGAACATCCGGCCCGTGCTGCCGGCGGCGAAGGCGGCCGCCGCGGTCGGTTTGCTGTCGGTCCATCGCTTTCCGGCGCTGGCGCGGTTGACGACGGCGATGCTGACGTTGTACTTCGTGCTGGCGGTCGGCGCGCACGTTCGGGTGCGCGACAAGGTCGTCAACGGCCTTCCGGCCGCGGTGTTTTTGGCGCTGTTCGCCGCGATGACGATCAAGGGGCCGGATCAGGACTAG
- a CDS encoding type IV toxin-antitoxin system AbiEi family antitoxin, whose translation MTDPFLGTEALAAGTLTAYELRTRYVALHQDVYVPRGAEPTAVLRAKACWLRSRRRGVLAGFSAAALHGAKWIDPMRRAAIIDTNRRPAEGVEVWEERIDPDEIAVVDGMRVTMPARTAVDLVRRCPHGIAVAAIDALAQAVELKFADVELLVERYKGRRGIRFARAALELVDEGAQSPKETWLRLLLIHAGFPRPQTQIPVRNEWGWAEAYLDMGWEDIKVAVEYDGDQHRSSRAQYIKDIRRLEMLERHGWLVIRVVAEHHPDDIIRRVARARARRA comes from the coding sequence ATGACGGACCCTTTCTTGGGCACCGAGGCTCTGGCCGCGGGCACGCTCACCGCCTATGAGCTGCGTACTCGGTACGTCGCGCTTCATCAAGACGTGTACGTGCCGCGTGGTGCCGAGCCGACGGCGGTACTGCGTGCCAAGGCGTGTTGGTTGCGCTCGCGTCGCCGGGGCGTGCTTGCGGGTTTCTCGGCGGCTGCCCTTCACGGCGCCAAGTGGATCGACCCGATGCGGCGCGCCGCGATCATTGACACCAATCGCCGACCCGCCGAGGGAGTTGAGGTCTGGGAAGAGCGCATCGACCCCGACGAGATCGCCGTTGTGGATGGCATGAGGGTGACCATGCCGGCCCGCACCGCTGTCGACCTGGTACGGCGATGCCCGCATGGCATCGCAGTTGCTGCTATCGACGCTCTGGCACAGGCGGTCGAGTTGAAGTTCGCCGATGTCGAGCTGCTGGTTGAGCGATATAAGGGCCGCCGCGGCATCAGATTCGCCAGAGCGGCTCTTGAACTGGTGGACGAGGGCGCTCAATCGCCGAAGGAGACGTGGCTGCGCCTGTTGCTGATCCACGCCGGCTTCCCTCGACCACAGACGCAAATTCCGGTTCGCAACGAATGGGGTTGGGCTGAGGCATATCTCGACATGGGCTGGGAAGACATCAAGGTGGCGGTCGAGTATGACGGCGACCAGCATCGGTCAAGCCGCGCTCAGTACATCAAGGACATCCGCCGGCTGGAAATGCTGGAACGCCACGGGTGGCTCGTGATTCGAGTCGTGGCCGAGCACCACCCCGACGACATCATTCGCCGCGTGGCCCGAGCGCGAGCGCGCCGAGCGTAA
- a CDS encoding VWA domain-containing protein has translation MTLPLLGPMSLSGFEHSWFFLFLLVVVGLAALYILMQLARQRRMLRFANMELLESVAPKRPPRWRHVPAILLIASLVLFTIAMAGPTNDVRIPRNRAVVMLVIDVSQSMRATDVQPTRMAAAQEAAKQFADELTPGINLGLIAYAGTATVLVSPTTNRESTKTALDKLQYADRTATGEGIFTALQAIATVGAVIGGGDKPPPARIVLFSDGKETMPTNPDNPKGAFTAARTAKDQGVPISTISFGTPYGFVEINDQRQPVPVDDETLRKVAQLSGGNAYSAASLQELKSVYATLQQQIGYETIKGDASVGWVRLGAVVLALAALAALLINRRLPT, from the coding sequence GTGACACTGCCGCTACTCGGCCCAATGTCGTTGTCGGGCTTTGAACATTCGTGGTTCTTTCTGTTCCTGCTCGTCGTCGTAGGGCTGGCCGCGCTCTACATCCTGATGCAGTTGGCGCGGCAGCGTCGCATGCTGCGGTTCGCCAACATGGAGCTGCTGGAAAGCGTCGCCCCCAAACGGCCACCCAGGTGGCGGCACGTGCCCGCGATTCTGCTCATCGCGTCGCTGGTGCTGTTCACCATCGCGATGGCGGGCCCGACGAACGACGTCCGGATTCCCCGCAACCGCGCGGTGGTGATGCTGGTCATCGACGTCTCGCAATCCATGCGCGCCACCGACGTGCAGCCCACCCGGATGGCGGCCGCCCAGGAAGCGGCCAAGCAGTTCGCCGACGAGCTCACCCCGGGCATCAACCTCGGGCTGATCGCCTATGCCGGGACCGCGACGGTGTTGGTATCGCCGACGACCAACCGCGAATCGACCAAGACCGCGCTGGACAAGCTGCAGTACGCCGACCGCACCGCGACCGGGGAGGGCATCTTCACCGCCCTGCAGGCCATCGCGACGGTGGGCGCGGTGATCGGCGGCGGCGACAAACCGCCGCCGGCGCGCATCGTGCTGTTCTCCGATGGCAAGGAGACGATGCCGACCAACCCGGATAACCCGAAGGGCGCCTTCACCGCCGCGCGCACCGCCAAGGACCAGGGCGTGCCGATCTCCACCATCTCCTTCGGCACCCCGTACGGCTTCGTCGAGATCAACGACCAGCGTCAGCCGGTGCCCGTCGACGACGAGACGCTGAGGAAGGTCGCCCAGCTCTCGGGTGGGAACGCCTACAGCGCAGCGTCATTGCAGGAACTGAAATCCGTGTACGCGACGCTGCAGCAGCAGATCGGCTACGAGACCATCAAGGGCGACGCCAGCGTGGGCTGGGTGCGGCTGGGCGCGGTGGTGCTGGCGCTGGCCGCACTGGCGGCCCTGCTGATCAACCGGCGCCTGCCGACCTAG